A genomic segment from Treponema sp. Marseille-Q3903 encodes:
- a CDS encoding galactokinase family protein has translation MKAVNDMHELEYGEKPEIVVKAPGRFHLIGEHSCFFKDKTMSMAINLPVYIAITKRDDSSLKFYFQQVNERKKSSLTSLKLKKEDKWANALKAVAYGFTSGGFTIGGMNITVYSEILPSAGFGITTAIKAASAVAIKNLYNLNCSDMELLQVIERGNRRFLKVNNFISDNFAALFSRKGSLIITDFSKNKWDYIPFNFEDKKVFLVDTKVPRINIWDEESLHEPQYALLLGDLREHKSNIYGGWQYIDDVTDINEELAVVSEGVRRKLLSVLYEHHDVLEAREGIEKGDFFKFARSVNHSHETMRDMFNISCPEIDWILKRVNELEPNLDFIRNPVTCGRITGKGFGRCLYAIVRESDVDNFNSKISEFEKIFGFHPAVYQVESSDGVSIVR, from the coding sequence TTGAAAGCAGTAAATGATATGCATGAATTGGAATATGGAGAAAAGCCTGAAATTGTAGTTAAAGCGCCTGGAAGGTTCCATCTTATCGGGGAGCATTCTTGTTTCTTTAAGGACAAGACAATGTCAATGGCAATCAATCTTCCTGTATATATAGCAATTACTAAACGTGACGATTCATCATTAAAGTTTTATTTTCAGCAAGTTAATGAAAGAAAAAAATCAAGTTTGACATCTTTAAAATTAAAAAAAGAAGATAAATGGGCTAATGCATTAAAAGCTGTCGCTTACGGTTTTACATCAGGCGGTTTTACGATTGGCGGAATGAACATCACTGTTTACAGCGAAATACTGCCTTCTGCCGGCTTTGGTATAACAACTGCTATAAAAGCCGCTTCAGCTGTTGCAATAAAAAATCTTTACAATCTTAACTGTTCCGATATGGAACTTCTTCAAGTCATTGAACGCGGCAACAGACGTTTTCTCAAAGTCAACAATTTTATTTCTGATAACTTTGCTGCTCTTTTTTCCAGAAAAGGCAGTTTAATCATAACAGATTTTTCTAAAAATAAATGGGATTACATTCCTTTTAACTTTGAAGACAAAAAAGTTTTTCTTGTAGATACGAAAGTTCCAAGAATCAACATTTGGGACGAAGAATCTTTACACGAACCGCAATATGCGCTTTTGCTCGGTGACCTCCGTGAACATAAGTCGAATATATACGGTGGCTGGCAGTACATCGATGATGTTACAGACATAAATGAAGAACTCGCAGTTGTAAGCGAAGGTGTTCGCCGAAAACTTCTTTCTGTTTTATATGAGCACCACGATGTCCTTGAAGCTAGAGAAGGCATAGAAAAAGGAGATTTTTTTAAGTTTGCGCGTTCTGTAAACCACAGCCATGAAACAATGCGGGATATGTTCAACATCTCCTGCCCTGAAATCGATTGGATTTTAAAGCGTGTAAATGAGCTTGAACCAAACCTTGACTTTATTCGAAATCCTGTCACTTGCGGAAGGATTACAGGAAAAGGTTTTGGACGATGCCTCTATGCGATTGTACGCGAAAGTGATGTCGACAATTTTAATTCTAAAATATCTGAATTTGAAAAAATCTTTGGTTTTCATCCTGCTGTTTATCAAGTTGAATCATCAGATGGAGTTAGTATTGTCCGCTAA
- the lnt gene encoding apolipoprotein N-acyltransferase, producing the protein MNTILQVFFYSIFSSIILSAAIPNEISLFGNPILTLIAFVPLYLAYTKIKTYRHAFFLFFVQTLITHLISSFWLGYFKDFAIFTLGASAIGTACIGGFTGFFLYLPYSTSKSHDKLNNNSFYQKIFETPAFKIIYFSAVYVAYEWVKSSGFLGYPWGTVSSALFRWHVITQLASITGTYGITFIVVMFNAIAAEYFISYFENATACYKKGIHITAKLYLVLIACVIVHGVFQYYLPRHPVKTLNTVLVQQNSDPWKTPTDNESIRVSEKLSNNGIEEFERQNKKAELVVWSEGVLKHSFPSASFHYTIAPSESPLRNFIADKDVPFLIGGVFARKNDPEKTGLPETQYFNAAIMFDKDGEYRGTYNKNHLVPFAEALPFIEIPAVHDFLKKTIGISAGWAPGDQYVFFDVPCSTTKYYMLPAVKNIDLNKKIEEQQIEEIDRPTVKITAPICFDDAFTDIMRPLFLNGAELFVNITDDSWSLMKSSEIQHFVVASYRAIEYRTTLVRCANAGYSVVVTPDGKVIDDLPLFEEVSGTFTVPIYKRVMTTYARFGNWFAYLCVIIVLFHALYTYLTFSEYDYIKSERKSGKKSKKHRKKNQKKEH; encoded by the coding sequence ATGAACACGATTTTACAAGTTTTTTTTTATTCCATTTTCTCGAGCATAATTCTCTCCGCTGCAATTCCAAATGAAATCTCTTTATTTGGAAACCCGATATTGACGCTGATCGCCTTTGTTCCGCTGTATCTGGCATATACAAAAATTAAAACATATAGGCACGCATTTTTTCTTTTTTTCGTGCAGACTTTAATAACCCATCTTATTTCAAGTTTCTGGCTCGGATATTTCAAGGACTTTGCGATTTTTACGTTGGGGGCATCAGCGATTGGAACAGCATGCATCGGAGGCTTTACAGGATTTTTTTTATATCTGCCTTATTCAACTTCAAAATCGCATGATAAACTAAACAACAATTCATTTTATCAAAAAATCTTTGAAACTCCTGCTTTTAAGATAATTTATTTTAGTGCTGTCTATGTAGCATACGAATGGGTTAAATCTTCAGGATTTTTGGGATATCCATGGGGAACAGTTTCATCGGCACTTTTCAGATGGCATGTGATAACACAGCTCGCATCGATAACAGGAACTTACGGCATCACTTTTATTGTCGTAATGTTTAATGCAATTGCAGCTGAATATTTTATTTCATATTTTGAAAACGCAACTGCCTGCTACAAAAAAGGTATTCATATTACAGCAAAGCTTTATCTTGTTTTAATCGCATGCGTAATCGTTCACGGAGTATTTCAATATTATCTTCCGCGCCATCCTGTAAAAACGCTGAACACTGTTTTAGTACAGCAAAACAGCGACCCGTGGAAAACCCCGACAGACAACGAATCAATACGAGTTTCGGAAAAACTTTCAAATAACGGAATTGAAGAATTCGAACGGCAGAACAAAAAAGCAGAGCTTGTCGTGTGGAGCGAAGGCGTTTTAAAACATTCCTTTCCATCAGCATCATTTCATTACACAATAGCGCCGAGTGAAAGCCCTCTTAGAAATTTTATAGCCGATAAAGATGTCCCATTTTTGATTGGCGGTGTTTTCGCCCGCAAAAATGATCCCGAAAAAACAGGACTTCCTGAAACACAGTATTTTAATGCCGCAATCATGTTTGACAAAGACGGAGAATACCGCGGAACTTACAATAAAAATCACCTTGTACCGTTTGCAGAAGCACTGCCATTTATTGAGATTCCCGCAGTTCATGATTTTTTGAAAAAAACAATCGGCATTTCGGCAGGCTGGGCTCCTGGAGATCAGTACGTTTTCTTTGACGTTCCATGTTCGACAACAAAATATTACATGCTTCCTGCTGTAAAAAATATAGACTTAAACAAAAAAATCGAAGAACAGCAAATTGAAGAGATTGATAGACCGACTGTAAAAATCACTGCTCCTATTTGTTTTGACGATGCATTTACTGACATAATGAGGCCGCTTTTTTTAAATGGGGCAGAACTTTTTGTAAATATCACAGACGATTCATGGTCACTGATGAAGTCAAGTGAAATACAGCATTTTGTCGTTGCATCTTACCGCGCAATTGAATACCGCACAACTTTAGTCAGATGTGCAAATGCAGGCTATTCGGTTGTAGTCACTCCTGATGGAAAAGTTATAGACGATCTTCCTCTTTTTGAAGAAGTCTCAGGGACTTTTACAGTTCCTATTTATAAAAGGGTCATGACAACTTACGCAAGATTTGGAAACTGGTTTGCATATCTATGTGTCATTATTGTTCTTTTTCATGCCTTATACACATATCTTACATTTTCCGAATACGATTACATTAAATCGGAAAGAAAGTCAGGCAAAAAGTCAAAAAAACATCGTAAAAAAAATCAAAAAAAAGAGCACTAA
- the nrdR gene encoding transcriptional regulator NrdR — protein MRCPYCGKLDDKVLESRTMVNGESIRRRRECLSCGYRFTSYERIDEKPFMVIKRDGRRQPFDRIKLEKGIERALEKRPVSTSMVEQISNDIEDLAIKNGRETREISTTELGELVLEKLYAIDKVAYIRFASVYRHFENLDEFITEVKNIEQRGKNNE, from the coding sequence ATGCGTTGTCCATATTGCGGCAAATTAGACGACAAAGTTCTGGAATCAAGGACGATGGTAAACGGAGAGAGTATCAGACGTCGTCGTGAATGCCTTTCGTGCGGTTATCGTTTTACAAGCTATGAAAGAATAGATGAGAAACCGTTCATGGTCATAAAACGCGACGGTCGCCGTCAGCCTTTTGACAGAATTAAACTCGAGAAGGGGATCGAACGTGCTCTCGAAAAACGCCCAGTCTCTACAAGTATGGTCGAACAGATTTCAAACGATATCGAAGACCTTGCAATAAAAAATGGTCGTGAAACTCGCGAAATTTCAACGACAGAACTCGGTGAACTTGTACTCGAAAAACTTTACGCTATCGACAAAGTCGCTTACATCCGTTTTGCATCGGTTTATCGCCATTTTGAAAATCTTGATGAATTTATTACAGAAGTAAAAAATATTGAACAGAGGGGAAAAAACAATGAGTGA
- a CDS encoding ribonucleoside triphosphate reductase — MSDQSIFPEWRSFLGNSSDSETKGFIKSVVKRSGEIADYDRLKIESAICKAIEAVEHQKDPDRASALTDKVEEKLRLQLAGSRAHSIPAIEEIQDIVETVLIEEKQVAVAKAYILYRARHEAVRDAKNLMIDINKTMDGYLGQSDWRVNENANVNFSLGGLILHNSGTITANYWLNNIYSKEVAEAHKTAAFHIHDLSMFSGYCAGWSLRQLIVEGLGGVPDKITSTPAAHLSTLVNQIVNFLGIMQNEWAGAQAFSSFDTYLAPFIRADNLTEKQVRQCIQSYIYGVNTPSRWGSQAPFTNITLDWICPDDLKNKKAIVGGKEQSYTYGDCQKEMDILNKVFIELMIEGDAEGRGFAYPIPTYNITRDFDWTSDNAKLLFTMTAQYGTPNFQNFVNSDLNPNDVRSMCCRLQLDKRELRRRGGGLFGADEFTGSLGVVTINMPQIGYLAKNETEFYRRLDYLMDLAKESLCTKRKVIQKLYDGGLFPYTRRYLKTLVNHFNTIGLCGMNECCLNFLGSEISTPKGKAFAEKVLQHMRERMQDYQEQTGDLFNLEATPAESTSYRLARHDKQQFPDIITSGKEEPFYTNSSQLPVDYTADVFEALDHQESLQTKYTGGTMFHVYMGESLKDWKSCAELVKTISDKYRIPFFTISPTYSICQIHGYIAGQQFECPKCKIEKEKALKEKLKVLEAEKEKILAEQAKM, encoded by the coding sequence ATGAGTGATCAGTCTATTTTTCCGGAATGGAGAAGTTTTCTGGGGAACAGTTCGGATTCGGAAACAAAAGGTTTTATAAAATCTGTTGTAAAAAGATCCGGAGAGATTGCAGACTATGACCGACTTAAAATTGAATCAGCAATTTGCAAAGCAATCGAGGCAGTAGAACATCAAAAAGATCCTGACAGAGCTAGCGCCTTAACAGATAAAGTTGAAGAAAAACTTCGCCTTCAGCTTGCCGGAAGCAGAGCGCATTCAATTCCTGCAATCGAAGAGATTCAGGATATAGTTGAAACAGTTCTCATCGAAGAAAAACAAGTAGCTGTTGCAAAAGCATACATCCTTTACCGCGCACGACACGAAGCTGTCCGAGATGCAAAAAATCTGATGATCGATATAAACAAAACTATGGACGGATATCTTGGTCAAAGCGACTGGCGTGTGAATGAAAATGCAAACGTAAATTTTTCACTCGGTGGGCTTATTCTTCATAACTCCGGCACTATCACTGCAAATTATTGGCTAAACAATATTTACTCAAAAGAAGTTGCTGAAGCACACAAAACAGCTGCTTTCCACATTCATGACCTTTCTATGTTCAGCGGCTACTGTGCAGGCTGGTCTCTTCGTCAGCTTATTGTAGAAGGACTCGGCGGAGTCCCTGATAAGATAACTTCAACGCCGGCTGCGCATCTTTCTACGCTTGTAAACCAAATTGTAAACTTTTTAGGAATAATGCAAAACGAATGGGCCGGAGCACAAGCATTCTCTTCATTTGATACATATTTGGCTCCTTTTATCCGTGCAGATAACCTGACAGAAAAACAAGTCAGACAGTGCATTCAAAGCTATATTTACGGTGTCAACACTCCAAGCAGATGGGGTTCTCAAGCACCATTTACAAATATCACTCTTGACTGGATTTGCCCCGACGATTTGAAAAATAAAAAAGCAATTGTAGGCGGCAAAGAACAGTCTTACACATACGGAGATTGTCAAAAAGAGATGGACATTTTAAACAAAGTGTTTATAGAGCTGATGATTGAAGGAGATGCAGAAGGGCGCGGATTTGCCTACCCTATTCCAACATACAACATCACGCGTGACTTTGACTGGACATCTGACAATGCAAAACTTCTTTTTACGATGACGGCTCAGTACGGAACACCGAACTTCCAGAATTTTGTGAACTCCGATTTGAATCCGAACGATGTGCGTTCGATGTGCTGCCGCCTCCAGTTGGACAAACGTGAACTTCGCCGCAGAGGCGGCGGACTGTTCGGTGCAGACGAATTTACAGGCTCTCTAGGCGTAGTTACGATAAACATGCCCCAAATTGGATATCTCGCTAAAAACGAAACGGAATTTTACCGCAGGCTAGATTATCTTATGGATTTGGCAAAAGAAAGCCTTTGTACAAAACGAAAAGTTATTCAAAAACTGTATGACGGTGGATTGTTCCCATATACGCGCAGATATCTAAAGACTCTTGTAAATCACTTCAACACGATAGGTCTGTGCGGCATGAACGAATGTTGTCTTAATTTTCTCGGTTCTGAAATCTCAACGCCAAAAGGTAAAGCTTTTGCAGAAAAAGTCCTTCAGCACATGCGTGAAAGGATGCAGGACTATCAGGAGCAGACAGGAGACCTTTTCAATCTTGAAGCAACCCCTGCAGAATCTACATCATATCGTCTTGCACGCCACGACAAACAGCAGTTCCCTGATATAATCACAAGCGGAAAAGAAGAGCCGTTTTACACAAACTCTTCTCAACTTCCTGTTGATTACACCGCAGATGTTTTTGAGGCGCTCGACCATCAGGAATCGCTACAGACTAAATACACAGGCGGAACGATGTTTCATGTATACATGGGTGAATCTCTCAAAGACTGGAAAAGCTGTGCAGAGCTTGTAAAAACTATTTCCGACAAGTACAGAATTCCTTTTTTCACAATTTCGCCGACATATTCAATTTGCCAGATTCACGGGTACATTGCGGGACAGCAGTTTGAATGTCCAAAATGTAAAATTGAAAAAGAAAAGGCGTTGAAAGAAAAACTCAAAGTTCTTGAAGCCGAAAAAGAAAAAATTCTTGCGGAACAAGCAAAAATGTAA
- the nrdD gene encoding anaerobic ribonucleoside-triphosphate reductase, translated as MEKRTLAQVEQEIAETKAALNDVHGTETEVYARIVGYYRAVKHWNNGKKDEFYQRKMFTLEDSKAYDITEADKECACSAPKKLSKPGKILSDMENVSYEMYTRKTCPNCPQVKDFMSHVDLKGRDIDVDTKEGLSEAAKKGIFASPTVIFYNKDGVETARCHNVEELELVFNKVAAIA; from the coding sequence ATGGAAAAGAGAACTCTTGCGCAAGTTGAACAGGAAATCGCAGAGACAAAAGCTGCATTGAACGATGTGCACGGCACAGAGACAGAAGTTTACGCTCGCATCGTCGGATATTACCGTGCTGTAAAACATTGGAACAACGGTAAAAAAGATGAGTTTTACCAGAGAAAAATGTTTACGCTTGAAGATAGCAAAGCATATGATATCACAGAAGCAGACAAAGAATGTGCATGCAGCGCGCCTAAAAAATTGTCTAAACCGGGAAAAATACTTTCCGATATGGAAAACGTATCATACGAAATGTACACTCGAAAAACATGCCCTAATTGCCCTCAAGTAAAAGATTTTATGTCCCACGTTGATTTAAAAGGTCGCGATATAGACGTAGATACAAAAGAAGGGCTTTCAGAAGCTGCAAAAAAAGGTATTTTTGCTTCTCCAACTGTAATTTTTTACAATAAAGACGGGGTTGAAACAGCTCGTTGTCACAATGTCGAAGAACTTGAATTAGTATTCAACAAAGTAGCTGCAATCGCATAA
- a CDS encoding radical SAM protein, whose translation MAQLSLNEPAGVLVKTTCVDYPGRVAGSFFLRGCNLLCPYCYNRGLVLNEEPPEQLNTVQELFDHLKKRQGILSGVVISGGEPLINHYTPLIIKEAKLLGYKVKLDTNGTFPDKLRTFLDDKELRPDFIALDIKTSPKRYATTMCPKFSSYYGNENYFEKVLEQSAALVAKLPSDCREWRTVLVPFLVTKEDIKNMAELLPKDASWQFTQFQNGNCIDSSYNNISPYTDRELKELVDYAKTFIPNSELR comes from the coding sequence ATGGCACAACTTTCATTAAACGAACCTGCTGGAGTTCTGGTAAAAACAACTTGCGTTGATTATCCGGGACGAGTAGCAGGTTCTTTTTTTCTACGTGGATGTAACCTTCTCTGTCCTTACTGCTATAACAGAGGCTTAGTTTTAAACGAAGAACCTCCGGAACAATTAAATACTGTTCAAGAGCTGTTTGATCACCTAAAAAAAAGACAAGGAATTCTTTCAGGGGTCGTAATAAGCGGCGGAGAACCACTAATAAATCATTACACACCGCTGATAATAAAAGAAGCAAAGCTGCTCGGCTATAAAGTAAAACTCGACACAAACGGAACTTTTCCCGATAAACTGCGCACATTTCTTGACGACAAAGAACTCCGTCCTGACTTTATAGCGCTCGACATAAAGACAAGCCCAAAAAGATACGCAACCACAATGTGCCCAAAATTTTCAAGTTATTATGGAAATGAAAATTATTTTGAAAAAGTATTGGAACAGTCTGCCGCTTTAGTTGCAAAACTTCCATCAGACTGTAGAGAATGGCGTACTGTTTTAGTCCCTTTTCTTGTCACTAAAGAAGATATAAAAAATATGGCAGAACTGCTTCCAAAAGATGCGAGCTGGCAGTTCACACAGTTCCAAAACGGCAACTGCATAGACTCGTCATACAATAACATATCGCCATACACAGATAGAGAGCTAAAAGAATTGGTAGATTACGCAAAAACGTTTATTCCAAACTCGGAATTACGGTGA
- a CDS encoding bifunctional oligoribonuclease/PAP phosphatase NrnA — protein MMEITQEHIDSFKSFINKYEFFFIAGHKEPDGDCIASSLGVAAILDNFGKKYQLLSAGPFKRNEVAPWQEKFSSEIVFQDVSERAATGFIIVDCSEVSRLGEIDGDLNGFDTFIIDHHKTGELPENSQGCILPQAPACAYLIQQFYEKLVGDVPAELAKILFFGLCTDTGFFRFLESDSASVFMAASRLIADGANPKVVYREINSGKPYSTRKLLGTLLSKAERYLDGRLVLTYETMEDTKKYGLNGRDSDSLYQLLLSVEGVEAVVFLRQDTATTCTGGFRSQDKIDVSVVAAKFGGGGHKNASGMTCDGRIETLIPQVVKEFARIM, from the coding sequence ATGATGGAAATTACTCAAGAACATATAGACAGCTTTAAGTCATTCATCAATAAATATGAATTTTTTTTTATTGCAGGACATAAGGAACCTGATGGAGACTGCATTGCTTCATCTCTTGGTGTTGCTGCGATTCTCGACAATTTTGGGAAAAAATATCAACTTTTATCAGCAGGTCCTTTTAAGCGAAATGAAGTTGCTCCATGGCAGGAAAAATTTTCTTCGGAGATTGTTTTTCAAGATGTTTCCGAACGCGCTGCAACAGGTTTTATTATTGTTGACTGTAGTGAAGTCTCAAGGCTCGGTGAAATTGATGGCGATTTGAACGGTTTTGACACATTTATAATTGACCATCACAAAACTGGAGAATTGCCTGAAAATTCACAAGGATGTATTTTACCGCAAGCCCCTGCATGTGCTTATTTAATCCAGCAGTTTTATGAAAAGCTTGTAGGAGATGTCCCTGCCGAACTTGCAAAGATTTTATTTTTCGGGCTCTGCACAGATACCGGATTTTTCAGATTTTTGGAATCGGACTCCGCTTCTGTTTTTATGGCAGCGTCACGCCTTATTGCCGACGGTGCAAATCCCAAAGTCGTTTACCGCGAAATAAATTCAGGAAAGCCGTATTCAACGCGAAAGCTGCTCGGGACATTGCTCAGCAAAGCGGAACGATATTTAGATGGTCGCCTTGTCCTAACTTATGAAACGATGGAAGATACAAAAAAATACGGTCTTAACGGGCGGGATTCCGATTCGCTTTATCAGCTTTTGCTTTCTGTTGAAGGTGTCGAAGCTGTCGTTTTTCTTAGGCAAGATACTGCTACAACTTGTACAGGAGGATTTCGTTCTCAAGATAAAATCGATGTCTCTGTAGTCGCTGCAAAATTTGGAGGTGGAGGGCATAAAAATGCCAGCGGCATGACGTGTGACGGTCGTATTGAAACTCTTATACCTCAGGTTGTCAAAGAGTTTGCAAGGATTATGTAA
- a CDS encoding non-canonical purine NTP pyrophosphatase has protein sequence MKIYLATGNKNKKREMCELLPEHTILIPSDEGIDFAPEETGTTFYENSLIKAQNLYEIVHCPVIADDSGICVDALGGAPGIYSSRYAGPDFMHGKPDGQKISQEEQNIFLIKQVNDAIKSGNIPKGEYLNGKYSCHYTCAMVMYCGADRLYVAQETFEGTIIDDIKKQAGSGGFGYDPIVFLPELGKTVAEISAEEKNRISHRGKAVRALKRIINIV, from the coding sequence ATGAAGATTTATTTAGCTACAGGAAACAAAAATAAAAAACGTGAGATGTGTGAACTTTTACCGGAACACACAATTTTGATCCCATCTGATGAAGGTATAGATTTTGCACCTGAAGAAACAGGAACAACTTTTTACGAAAACAGTCTTATCAAAGCGCAGAATTTATATGAAATTGTTCACTGCCCCGTTATTGCAGACGATTCGGGTATATGTGTAGACGCTTTGGGTGGAGCGCCTGGCATATATTCTTCACGTTACGCAGGTCCGGACTTTATGCACGGAAAACCGGACGGACAAAAGATTTCGCAGGAAGAACAAAATATTTTCTTAATCAAACAAGTAAACGACGCAATTAAAAGTGGAAACATTCCAAAAGGTGAGTATCTAAACGGAAAATACTCATGTCACTACACTTGTGCAATGGTCATGTATTGCGGAGCGGACAGACTTTACGTTGCTCAAGAAACATTTGAAGGCACCATAATAGACGATATAAAAAAACAGGCAGGAAGCGGCGGATTTGGCTACGATCCTATAGTTTTTTTGCCGGAACTCGGAAAAACAGTCGCTGAAATTTCAGCAGAAGAAAAAAACAGAATCTCGCACCGTGGAAAAGCCGTCAGAGCGCTAAAACGAATTATAAACATCGTCTAA